The sequence GACGGCCTGGCGCGCGTGGTCGTGACGGCCCTGGCGGAGCCGCTCGGGATCACGATCGACGCGTCCATCGGCGGGATCCTCTCGGTGCTGGTCTTCGGCGCCGGCACGAACTACGCCCTCCTGCTCGTGGCCCGCTACCGCGAGGAGCTGACGCGCCAGGAGGACCGGCACCGGGCGATGCTCACGGCCGTCACGAGCGCGGGTCCCGCCATCGCGGCGAGCGGCGGCACGGTCGCGCTCAGCCTCATCACGCTGCTGGCCGCGGAGCTCTCCGGCAACCGGGCGCTCGGGTTCGCGTGCGCCGTCGGCGTGGTCATCGCCATCGCCGCCGCGCTCCTCGTCCTGCCGGCCGCCCTCGTGGTGTGCGGGCGGGGACTCTTCTGGCCGTTCGTGCCGCGCGCCAGCACCGACGCCGACCACGGCGGGAAGCCGGGCGTGTGGCGTCGTCTGGGCATGGGGGTCCGACGCCGGCCGGCGGTCGTGGCCGTCGTCGCGCTCGCCGGCGTCGGGGTGCTCGCGCTCGGGCTCGTCGGCGCGCGCGTCGGGCTCTCGCAGACGGACCAGCTGCTCGGGGAGCCCGAGTCGGTGCGGGCGCAGGAGGTCGTCGACGCCTCCTTCTCCGCGGGCCTCACCGCGCAGACCGTGGTGCTCGCGCCGGACGCGGTGGTCGCGGACGCCGTCGCCACCGCCGAGTCGGTGCCCGGTGTCGAGGGCGCCCGGGCCGGCGAGTCCGCGCAGGGCCTCACGCGCATCGACGTGCAGCTCGACGCGGAGCCCGAGAGCGCGGCCGCCTTCGCCGCCGTGCAGGACCTCCGCGACGCCTACGCCGGCGCCCCGGGCGCGGAGTCCGCGGCGCTCGTGGGCGGCAGCGACGCCACGGCCGCCGACACGGCCGCGTCGTCGGAGCGCGACCAGGGGCTCATCATCCCGATCATCCTGGCCATCGTGTTCGCGATCCTCGGCCTGCTGCTGCGCTCGCTCGTGGCGCCCGTCCTCCTCATCGCGAGCGTGCTGGCGACCTTCTTCGCGAGCCTCGGCGCGGCGAACGTGCTGTTCCAGCGGGTGCTCGGCTTCCCCGCCTTCGACGCGAACGTGGTGCTGTTCGCGTTCCTCTTCCTGGTGGCGCTGGGGGTCGACTACAACATCTTCCTCGTGACCCGGGCCCGCGAGGAGCGGCGCCTGCACGGCACGCGCGAGGGCATGGTGCGGGCGCTGGCGTCCACGGGCGGCGTGATCACGAGCGCGGGGATCCTGCTCGCGGCGGTCTTCGCGGTGCTCGGGGTGCTGCCGGTGGTGGCGCTCACGCAGATCGGCGTCATCGTCTGCATCGGCGTGTTGCTCGACACGCTCGTGGTGCGGACGCTCCTCGTGCCCGCGCTCGTGTTCCTGCTCGGCGACCGGTTCTGGTGGCCCTCGCGCGGGCCGGGTCGTCGCAGCGCGGAGGCCGTCGCCGAGTGACCCTCCCCCACATATGGCACCGCGTGCCAGAATGGTCGGGCCGGCGACGAGGCCGGCCCGACAGCGAGGGAACGACATGACCCAGGACCAGCAGTTCGGCGGACGCACCGCCATCGTCACCGGAGCCGGCAGCGGCATCGGCCGCGCCTCGGCGCTCCGCCTCGCCCGGGAGGGCGCGCGCGTGATCGCCGCCGATGTCTCCGCCGAGCGCCTCGACGCGCTCGTGGCCGAGCACCCCGACCTCGACCTCGTGCCCGTCACGGGCGACATCACGACGGAGGACGGCGTGCAGGCGATCGTCGCCGCGGCCGACGGGCGCGTGGACGTGCTCGCCAACGTCGCCGGGATCATGGACGGCTTCCTGCCGGCAGCCGAGGTCGACGACCGCACGTGGGACCTCGTGTTCGCGGTGAACGT is a genomic window of Clavibacter capsici containing:
- a CDS encoding MMPL family transporter, whose translation is MRSIARFVSARRTAWIALALAAAAVAALFAFLPKGEADAFPPSGLPESSQARQVSELLERFPSADTTVGILVFSRDGAALTAADRAAVAERAEALAAGSIAPRAVVPQVSEDGRAALVAVPLDATEAADDVAATADGLRATASDGLPDGLTAQLTGPVGFQADISNAFAGADLRLLLVTVLVVAVLLIVTYRSPVLWIVPLVVVGAADGLARVVVTALAEPLGITIDASIGGILSVLVFGAGTNYALLLVARYREELTRQEDRHRAMLTAVTSAGPAIAASGGTVALSLITLLAAELSGNRALGFACAVGVVIAIAAALLVLPAALVVCGRGLFWPFVPRASTDADHGGKPGVWRRLGMGVRRRPAVVAVVALAGVGVLALGLVGARVGLSQTDQLLGEPESVRAQEVVDASFSAGLTAQTVVLAPDAVVADAVATAESVPGVEGARAGESAQGLTRIDVQLDAEPESAAAFAAVQDLRDAYAGAPGAESAALVGGSDATAADTAASSERDQGLIIPIILAIVFAILGLLLRSLVAPVLLIASVLATFFASLGAANVLFQRVLGFPAFDANVVLFAFLFLVALGVDYNIFLVTRAREERRLHGTREGMVRALASTGGVITSAGILLAAVFAVLGVLPVVALTQIGVIVCIGVLLDTLVVRTLLVPALVFLLGDRFWWPSRGPGRRSAEAVAE